A region from the Paraurantiacibacter namhicola genome encodes:
- a CDS encoding alpha/beta hydrolase family protein translates to MKTRTFGRIFGLSLASACTLALAAPVAAQNSDPQPISALDLATLPRLGGVTVSPDGNRAIYNVRATDRETFERSGTFYLLDLTRPGSAPVALTLPADVADPQFGSDGMVYFMSDRPDGPDEESGNPRVWRMALAEDGTPGEASVVLDIAAPFDGYALSPTGNAIAIWGTTARECEQLGCEDAADANAPSGRLYEGDAGFVRHWDSWVKPGKYSRVFMFGLEDGVAVGDGAALDGPHDAAGAPTGNTPTRPFGGSEDIAWAPNGQSVYFVARQTGAAEPMSTNLDIWHSRIDQQVPANITDGNEALDALPTPSPDGKWLAYVAMARPGYESDRQVIHLRDTATGNVRALTTEFDRSFGSLAWSPDSRWIYATAQDVLDTPVFRIDPRSGAVTKLDLLPGNEAHIGDVRPLSGNRLLFRRDSVAHPAELFLWNGKGAATRLTDVAFSQTQAMAAVETTRFKFAGAGGAEVWGQIHKPSWAEGELPVVLYVHGGPQGSFNDGWSTRWNPRTVASQGYAVVSVDFHGSTGYGQAFTDSINADWGGKPLEDLQLGLAAALELDPQIDGERACAMGASYGGYMMNWIAGNWPDRFDCLVQHDGLFDMRSFYYTTEELWFPRWDFGGSYAEQSELYERWNPVNYVDNWKTPMLVIAGEQDFRVPYTQGIASFTALQERGVPSQLLVFPDENHWVLKPKNSVQWHNTVFDWLARWLKP, encoded by the coding sequence ATGAAAACACGCACATTCGGCCGCATCTTCGGCCTCTCGCTGGCCTCGGCCTGCACGCTCGCCCTCGCTGCTCCGGTCGCCGCGCAGAATAGCGATCCCCAGCCCATCTCCGCATTGGACCTCGCCACCCTGCCCCGGCTTGGCGGCGTCACAGTGTCGCCGGACGGCAACCGCGCCATCTACAATGTACGCGCAACCGACCGAGAGACCTTCGAGCGCAGCGGCACGTTCTACCTGCTGGACCTCACGCGCCCCGGCTCCGCGCCTGTCGCGCTCACCTTGCCAGCCGATGTGGCGGACCCGCAATTCGGCAGCGACGGCATGGTCTATTTCATGTCCGACCGCCCGGACGGGCCGGATGAAGAAAGCGGCAATCCGCGCGTCTGGCGTATGGCGCTGGCCGAGGACGGCACTCCGGGCGAAGCGAGCGTGGTGCTGGACATCGCTGCACCATTCGACGGCTACGCCCTGTCCCCCACAGGCAACGCCATCGCCATCTGGGGTACGACCGCGCGCGAATGCGAACAGCTCGGCTGCGAGGACGCCGCCGATGCCAATGCCCCCAGCGGCCGCCTGTATGAAGGTGATGCCGGCTTCGTGCGGCACTGGGACAGCTGGGTGAAGCCCGGCAAATACAGCCGCGTTTTCATGTTCGGGCTGGAGGACGGCGTGGCAGTCGGTGACGGCGCGGCGCTCGACGGGCCGCACGATGCGGCAGGCGCACCCACCGGCAACACGCCCACCCGCCCCTTCGGCGGGTCCGAGGACATCGCCTGGGCACCCAACGGACAGAGCGTCTATTTCGTGGCGCGCCAGACGGGCGCCGCCGAACCGATGTCGACCAATCTCGACATCTGGCATTCGCGGATCGACCAGCAGGTCCCCGCCAATATCACGGACGGGAACGAGGCGCTCGACGCCCTTCCCACCCCCTCGCCCGACGGCAAGTGGCTGGCCTACGTCGCCATGGCGCGCCCCGGTTACGAATCGGACCGGCAGGTGATCCACCTGCGCGACACGGCGACGGGCAACGTCCGCGCGCTGACGACCGAATTCGACCGCAGCTTCGGCTCGCTCGCATGGTCGCCCGATTCGCGCTGGATCTACGCCACGGCGCAGGACGTGCTCGACACGCCCGTCTTCCGGATCGATCCGCGCAGCGGGGCGGTGACGAAGCTGGACCTGCTGCCGGGTAACGAAGCGCATATCGGTGATGTCCGCCCGCTGTCCGGCAACCGCCTGCTGTTCCGCCGTGATTCGGTGGCGCACCCGGCGGAGCTGTTCTTGTGGAACGGCAAGGGAGCGGCAACGCGCCTGACCGATGTCGCCTTCTCCCAAACGCAGGCCATGGCGGCGGTCGAAACGACGCGCTTCAAATTCGCAGGGGCCGGCGGCGCGGAGGTCTGGGGCCAGATTCACAAGCCGAGCTGGGCCGAAGGCGAACTGCCCGTGGTGCTCTATGTCCATGGCGGGCCGCAGGGCAGCTTCAACGATGGCTGGTCCACCCGCTGGAATCCGCGCACCGTCGCCAGCCAGGGCTATGCCGTGGTCAGCGTCGATTTCCATGGCTCCACCGGATACGGGCAGGCCTTCACCGACAGCATCAATGCCGACTGGGGCGGGAAGCCGCTGGAAGACCTGCAACTGGGCCTTGCCGCCGCGCTGGAGCTGGATCCACAGATCGACGGGGAGCGCGCCTGCGCCATGGGCGCCAGCTATGGCGGTTACATGATGAACTGGATCGCCGGGAACTGGCCCGACCGGTTCGACTGCCTGGTGCAGCATGACGGCCTGTTCGACATGCGCAGCTTCTATTACACAACCGAGGAACTGTGGTTTCCGCGCTGGGACTTTGGCGGATCCTATGCCGAGCAGAGCGAGCTGTACGAGCGGTGGAACCCGGTGAATTACGTCGACAATTGGAAAACGCCGATGCTGGTGATCGCGGGCGAGCAGGACTTCCGCGTGCCTTACACGCAGGGCATCGCCAGCTTCACCGCCTTGCAGGAACGCGGCGTCCCCAGCCAGCTGCTGGTCTTCCCGGACGAGAACCACTGGGTGCTGAAGCCGAAGAACTCAGTCCAGTGGCATAACACCGTCTTCGACTGGCTGGCCCGCTGGCTGAAGCCGTGA
- a CDS encoding DUF2497 domain-containing protein: MRHDSEPSVEEILDSIKKVIARDNRGRAEQARRVRENTGMPAGTSERELIEPADSDEADEILDLGTDAELLAEDEAPGGLTNPQSAESMRESLAALAMLAEPGAQPQIVRSGETSLEGLVREMLRPMLAQWLDDNLPATVDRLVQAEIARIAGKKG; encoded by the coding sequence ATGAGGCACGATAGCGAACCTTCGGTCGAGGAGATCCTCGATTCCATCAAGAAGGTGATCGCACGCGACAATCGCGGCCGGGCCGAACAGGCGCGCCGTGTGCGCGAGAACACCGGCATGCCTGCCGGCACTTCCGAGCGCGAACTGATCGAGCCTGCCGATTCGGACGAGGCGGATGAGATCCTCGACCTCGGCACCGATGCCGAACTGCTGGCCGAAGACGAAGCCCCGGGCGGCCTGACCAATCCGCAATCGGCCGAAAGCATGCGCGAATCGCTCGCGGCCCTTGCGATGCTGGCGGAACCCGGCGCGCAGCCGCAGATCGTTCGCTCCGGCGAGACCTCGCTGGAAGGGCTCGTTCGCGAAATGCTGCGCCCGATGCTGGCGCAGTGGCTGGACGACAATCTGCCCGCCACGGTGGACCGCCTGGTGCAGGCCGAAATCGCGCGGATCGCCGGCAAGAAGGGCTGA
- a CDS encoding TolC family outer membrane protein encodes MMRRAASVLLAAGCALGAMPAQADTLRDALIAAYRTNPTLEGARAQQRATDETVVIERANQLPNASATANYSEFLYNSGDNPGPSRSVGGSINIGYPIFDGGGNRNALRAAETRVGAGRADLRGTESFVFTRTVSAYMDVILNEAIVRLNERNVSVLTVNLEATSDRFQIGDLTRTDVAQSEARLALARGDLRQAQANLLQARENYIAIVGIAPDNLQPPPPLPGMPSSADEAVRVALLNNPDLLAARERADAAGYDIRVAGSTRMPSVSVFVGGDYTDFVGSVPTAAQAIIANNSSSVTAGVRATIPLYQGGRPAALERQAQARASAAQEQFIATERDVIAQTRSAYASWQASLSIIASTQAAVDAAELSLEGVRAANSIGNRTVLDVLNAEQELLQAQVQLVTAKRNAYVSGFALLAIMGRAEARDLGLDAYGPLYDPITNYDRSSAVLWDWSSRPDPGNPSPGTVDIPAQDGEVRGQGNGDFGL; translated from the coding sequence ATGATGCGCCGCGCCGCCTCCGTCCTGCTGGCAGCCGGCTGCGCGCTTGGCGCCATGCCTGCGCAGGCCGATACGCTGCGCGACGCGCTGATCGCGGCATACCGCACCAACCCCACGCTGGAAGGTGCCCGGGCCCAGCAACGCGCGACGGACGAAACCGTTGTGATCGAGCGTGCCAACCAGCTGCCCAACGCCAGCGCGACGGCCAATTACAGCGAATTCCTCTACAACAGCGGTGACAATCCCGGCCCTTCGCGCTCCGTCGGCGGGTCGATCAATATCGGCTATCCGATCTTCGATGGCGGCGGGAATCGCAACGCCCTGCGCGCAGCCGAAACGCGCGTGGGCGCCGGACGCGCGGATTTGCGCGGTACGGAAAGCTTCGTCTTCACGCGCACCGTCTCTGCCTACATGGACGTGATCCTGAACGAAGCGATCGTCCGCCTGAACGAGCGCAATGTCTCCGTCCTGACGGTAAATCTCGAAGCCACCAGCGACCGCTTCCAGATCGGCGACCTGACGCGCACCGACGTGGCGCAGTCCGAAGCGCGGCTGGCGCTGGCCCGGGGCGATCTGCGCCAGGCGCAGGCGAACCTGCTGCAGGCGCGCGAGAATTACATCGCCATCGTCGGCATCGCGCCCGACAATCTGCAGCCACCCCCGCCGCTTCCCGGCATGCCGAGCAGCGCGGACGAGGCCGTGCGCGTGGCCCTGCTGAACAATCCGGACCTGCTGGCCGCACGCGAGCGCGCCGATGCGGCGGGTTACGATATCCGCGTGGCGGGATCGACCCGCATGCCGAGCGTCAGCGTCTTCGTCGGCGGCGACTACACCGATTTCGTCGGTTCGGTGCCGACCGCCGCCCAAGCCATCATCGCGAACAATTCCAGCTCGGTGACGGCAGGCGTGCGCGCCACCATCCCGTTGTACCAGGGTGGCCGGCCCGCCGCGCTGGAACGCCAGGCCCAGGCGCGTGCCTCCGCTGCGCAGGAGCAGTTCATCGCGACCGAGCGCGACGTGATCGCCCAGACCCGCTCGGCCTATGCCAGCTGGCAGGCATCGCTTTCCATCATCGCGTCCACTCAGGCTGCGGTCGATGCGGCGGAGCTCAGCCTCGAAGGTGTGCGGGCGGCCAATTCCATCGGCAACCGCACGGTGCTGGATGTGCTGAATGCGGAGCAGGAGTTGCTGCAAGCCCAGGTCCAGCTCGTGACGGCCAAGCGCAACGCTTACGTGTCCGGCTTTGCGCTGCTGGCCATCATGGGCCGCGCCGAAGCGCGCGACCTCGGCCTCGATGCCTACGGCCCGCTGTACGATCCGATCACCAATTACGACCGCTCCAGCGCGGTGCTCTGGGACTGGTCGAGCCGGCCGGACCCCGGCAACCCCAGTCCCGGAACCGTTGACATTCCCGCGCAGGATGGCGAAGTCCGCGGTCAGGGTAACGGGGATTTCGGGTTATGA
- a CDS encoding protein-L-isoaspartate O-methyltransferase family protein, producing the protein MADDSKTARFTTARKAMVDSQLRTSGVNAPFVLARMGSVPREDFVPEAQAAFAYMDRAVPLSGRSALPPPVVQGRMLEEAAPALSDDVLLVDHAPSYLAELLRPLVTSVTVISPEDAVKASRKRTKHTLLIVHGAAEQLPDTLVKRLADDGRIVTGLFDRGVTRIAIGRKSDRDVAFYPVAEMGIPVLEEFAKPKAWSF; encoded by the coding sequence ATGGCCGACGATAGCAAGACCGCCCGTTTCACCACCGCCCGCAAGGCCATGGTCGACAGCCAGCTGCGCACCAGCGGCGTCAATGCGCCTTTCGTGCTCGCCCGCATGGGCAGCGTCCCGCGCGAGGATTTCGTGCCGGAAGCGCAGGCTGCATTCGCTTACATGGACCGCGCGGTTCCCCTGTCCGGCCGTTCGGCCTTGCCGCCGCCCGTGGTGCAGGGCCGGATGCTGGAAGAAGCCGCCCCCGCCCTGTCCGACGACGTGCTGCTGGTGGATCACGCGCCGTCCTACTTGGCCGAGCTGCTGCGCCCGCTGGTCACCTCCGTCACGGTCATCTCTCCGGAAGACGCGGTTAAGGCATCGCGCAAGCGCACGAAGCACACGCTGCTGATCGTGCATGGCGCAGCCGAACAGCTGCCCGATACGCTGGTGAAGCGGCTCGCCGATGATGGCCGGATCGTGACCGGCCTGTTCGACCGGGGCGTCACCCGCATCGCCATCGGTCGCAAGTCCGACCGCGACGTCGCTTTCTATCCGGTCGCCGAAATGGGCATTCCCGTGCTCGAAGAATTTGCCAAGCCGAAAGCCTGGAGTTTCTGA
- a CDS encoding fumarate hydratase, which translates to MSDMTTIREEDLVESVADALQFISYYHPMDYIRALGDAYKAEQGPAAKDAIAQILTNSRMCAEGHRPICQDTGIVNVFVKWGQDCRLDSDKSLQDVVDEGVRRGYTNPDNKLRASILADPAFTRRNTRDNTPCVLSVDMVPGNTVSVDVAAKGGGSENKSKFKMMNPSDNIVDWVVEQIPSMGAGWCPPGMLGIGIGGTAEHCLKLAKQSLMDPIDMAQLKARGASSDIEQLRIDIFDAVNAQGIGAQGLGGLSTVLDVKILDWPCHAAGKPVGMIPNCAATRHAHFTLDGSGPSYLEKPDLDAWPKVNWQPDAEAKRVDLGNLTQAEVESWEAGDRLLLSGKMLTGRDAAHKRIKDMLDAGEELPVNFKGRAIYYVGPVDPVMGEVVGPAGPTTATRMDKFTQMMLDQGLLAMIGKAERGADAVDVISSFKVAYLMATGGAAYLVARAIKEAKVVAFEDLGMEAIYEFTVENMPVTVAVDSKGTNVHVQAPAHWRDRIAKENLLG; encoded by the coding sequence ATGAGCGACATGACCACAATCCGCGAAGAAGACCTGGTCGAGAGTGTTGCGGATGCGCTGCAGTTCATCAGCTACTACCACCCGATGGATTACATCCGCGCGCTGGGCGACGCTTACAAGGCGGAGCAGGGCCCGGCGGCAAAGGATGCCATCGCGCAGATCCTGACCAACAGCCGCATGTGTGCCGAGGGGCACCGCCCGATCTGCCAGGACACCGGCATCGTCAACGTCTTTGTCAAATGGGGCCAGGATTGCCGGCTGGACAGCGACAAGAGCCTGCAGGACGTGGTCGATGAAGGGGTGCGGCGCGGCTATACCAACCCCGACAACAAGCTGCGCGCCAGCATCCTGGCCGATCCTGCCTTCACCCGCCGCAACACGCGCGACAACACACCCTGTGTCCTGTCGGTGGACATGGTGCCGGGCAATACGGTCAGCGTCGATGTCGCGGCCAAGGGCGGGGGCAGCGAGAACAAGTCCAAGTTCAAGATGATGAACCCGTCCGACAATATCGTGGACTGGGTGGTGGAGCAGATCCCCAGCATGGGCGCAGGCTGGTGCCCGCCGGGCATGCTGGGCATCGGCATAGGCGGCACGGCGGAACATTGCCTGAAGCTTGCCAAGCAGAGCCTGATGGACCCGATCGACATGGCCCAGCTGAAGGCGCGCGGGGCGAGCAGTGACATCGAACAGCTGCGAATCGACATCTTCGATGCGGTCAATGCGCAGGGCATCGGCGCACAGGGGCTGGGCGGCCTGTCCACCGTGCTCGACGTGAAGATCCTGGACTGGCCGTGCCATGCTGCGGGCAAACCGGTGGGCATGATCCCCAATTGCGCCGCCACGCGCCATGCGCATTTCACACTCGACGGCTCCGGCCCGAGCTACCTGGAGAAGCCGGACCTGGACGCCTGGCCCAAGGTCAACTGGCAGCCCGATGCAGAGGCGAAGCGCGTCGATCTGGGCAACCTCACGCAGGCCGAGGTGGAAAGCTGGGAGGCGGGTGACCGCCTGCTGCTGTCGGGCAAGATGCTGACCGGGCGCGATGCCGCGCATAAGCGCATCAAGGACATGCTGGATGCCGGCGAAGAGCTGCCCGTCAACTTCAAGGGCCGCGCCATCTATTACGTCGGCCCGGTCGACCCGGTGATGGGCGAAGTCGTCGGCCCGGCCGGCCCCACCACCGCCACGCGCATGGACAAATTCACGCAGATGATGCTGGACCAGGGCCTCCTCGCGATGATCGGCAAGGCGGAACGCGGGGCCGATGCGGTGGACGTGATCAGCAGCTTCAAGGTCGCTTATTTGATGGCAACAGGCGGCGCGGCTTACCTCGTGGCGCGGGCCATCAAGGAAGCGAAGGTCGTGGCTTTCGAGGACCTCGGCATGGAGGCGATCTACGAATTCACCGTCGAGAACATGCCCGTGACCGTGGCGGTCGACAGCAAGGGGACCAATGTCCACGTGCAGGCCCCGGCGCACTGGCGGGACCGTATCGCGAAGGAAAACCTCCTCGGCTGA
- a CDS encoding sensor histidine kinase, with protein sequence MTSDETLGGSRPETARVPARAVFASIVGLWLCYFILNTIRAEMLDLGFSQELLWRRGLTSLMGVGITGLLWIMLRLFDRRPLWAKIAAALVLAMPTAVLLTQANALAFSDIMDQVNQRKAAEQGLDLSRDENGDLVVSLPPRSGAFVTAMPEETGGEPIVVLRQSENERSRLRIAEESFGRYFMMLTWCALYIAMLVGQKARTAERREAQAREAARAAELRSLRYQVNPHFLFNTFNSLSAMVLTDRAKEAEKMIQTISRFYRRSLADDPTADVTVAEEFDLQRLYLDIEAVRFPKRLRAVFDLPEDLVEARMPGMLLQPIVENSVKHAVAPVKREVTITLSAHAEGDRLVIVVADDGGVSEGPGKTRPGFGIGLANVRDRLQASFGDAAQIASGPSVEGFATRITIPLTGVRPKAEPRVVAA encoded by the coding sequence ATGACAAGCGACGAGACCCTTGGCGGGAGCCGGCCCGAAACCGCGCGCGTCCCCGCGCGCGCCGTCTTCGCGTCGATCGTCGGCCTCTGGCTGTGCTATTTCATCCTCAACACGATCCGTGCGGAAATGCTCGACCTGGGCTTTTCGCAGGAGCTGTTGTGGCGCCGCGGGCTGACCTCGCTGATGGGCGTGGGCATCACCGGCCTGCTCTGGATCATGCTCCGGCTGTTCGATCGCAGGCCGCTGTGGGCAAAGATTGCCGCCGCACTGGTGCTGGCCATGCCGACCGCCGTGCTGCTGACGCAGGCCAATGCCCTCGCCTTCTCCGACATCATGGACCAGGTGAACCAGCGCAAGGCCGCCGAACAGGGGCTGGACCTCTCGCGTGACGAGAACGGAGACCTGGTGGTCTCGCTGCCTCCGCGATCCGGCGCATTCGTCACGGCCATGCCGGAAGAGACGGGCGGTGAGCCCATAGTCGTGCTGCGCCAGTCCGAGAACGAGCGTTCCCGCCTGCGCATCGCCGAAGAAAGCTTCGGGCGGTATTTCATGATGCTGACCTGGTGCGCGCTTTATATCGCCATGCTGGTTGGCCAGAAGGCCCGCACGGCGGAACGGCGCGAGGCGCAGGCGCGCGAGGCGGCGCGCGCGGCCGAGCTGCGGTCATTGCGATATCAGGTGAACCCGCATTTCCTGTTCAACACCTTCAACTCCCTGTCGGCCATGGTGCTGACGGACCGGGCGAAGGAGGCGGAAAAGATGATCCAGACGATCAGCCGTTTCTATCGCCGCAGCCTGGCCGACGATCCCACCGCGGATGTGACCGTGGCCGAGGAATTCGACCTGCAGCGCCTTTACCTCGACATCGAGGCCGTGCGCTTCCCCAAGCGCCTGCGCGCGGTGTTCGACCTTCCCGAGGACCTGGTGGAAGCGCGCATGCCCGGCATGCTGTTGCAGCCCATCGTCGAGAATTCGGTCAAGCATGCCGTCGCGCCCGTGAAGCGCGAGGTGACGATCACCCTGTCCGCCCATGCGGAAGGCGACCGTCTCGTGATCGTAGTCGCGGATGATGGCGGCGTATCGGAAGGCCCGGGCAAGACGCGCCCCGGCTTCGGCATCGGCCTCGCCAATGTGCGCGACCGGCTGCAGGCGTCCTTCGGGGACGCGGCGCAGATCGCCAGCGGGCCAAGCGTAGAGGGCTTCGCTACCCGCATCACCATCCCGCTTACCGGTGTCCGCCCGAAGGCAGAGCCGCGCGTGGTGGCGGCATGA